Proteins found in one Fibrobacter sp. UWEL genomic segment:
- a CDS encoding RND family transporter encodes MVVSDINKFFDKLGRKQIKYRWPILLAIFLFTVISCIGLGQLKLSANEENWFDNWDSIKEDTDRFKEIFGNDDYFSLMVRANDVMAPEVLKAIDRVSKRLEEEIPYADKVVSLTRHLSIPVANDEGFEIIDPFEKGIPEDADSLKAKVDLIMSRASLVNNVVSDDRKECWLILSFLPYEGGLEFATQNITPKIRDVVYSEEFKSDKYDFLPAGMSYTEMEEDEAAGSECAVRVGLGFLVMLICLIAFVRSLRGVVVPAVSTIFAIASVMGINGWLGLIGDSNMVALPVLLGMALSVGYSVHYINSFRQKFRVSGLRMESAIGAVEETGWPIFFTVLTTMVSLLSFLFAGIKPIRWIGGISAAIVFMVFVYVMVLIPILMSFGKNGTPDSGAVLAKGATKVDLGFRKLALRVCRRSASVAVILGAFIILQIPGAMNIDVNMDYTKTMGAKIPYVARLLDMLDGKLGSLYSYDVMIEFPENDALKNPENMLAIEKLETALGALSLTKISGDSPRITSVTQMVKEINRTLNGDSLEYYKIPEDTDMLTQLLFLYEISDGDALFDKIDEDYKTLYIHVEMSGYDANEIVANMDSIYKFTEEILPNAKTSVVGEVMNYATMNGRLVKGLLRSFAGSFVMIAILMILAFGSVTAGLIGMIPNVAPVFVIGGIMGYFEMPLDMITMIVMPMILGIAVDDTIHMTNHIKYELERAGGFSHECYRKAICTTFQSIGKTLTMTTIILCTMFFVFVFSPMNALSRIGILSIAGLFAALIADYTLTPALIYMFRPFHKKKNKQGEEK; translated from the coding sequence ATGGTTGTTTCAGACATCAATAAATTCTTCGATAAGTTGGGTCGAAAGCAAATCAAGTATCGGTGGCCAATACTGTTGGCCATTTTTCTATTCACTGTAATTTCATGCATTGGCCTGGGCCAGTTGAAATTGTCTGCCAACGAAGAAAACTGGTTTGACAACTGGGATTCTATAAAAGAAGACACAGATCGTTTCAAGGAGATTTTCGGCAACGACGATTACTTCTCCTTGATGGTGCGGGCCAACGATGTGATGGCCCCCGAAGTTCTCAAGGCCATTGATCGTGTTAGCAAGCGATTGGAAGAAGAAATACCTTACGCAGATAAGGTAGTCTCCTTGACCAGGCATCTTTCTATTCCGGTGGCCAACGACGAAGGCTTTGAAATTATCGACCCTTTCGAAAAAGGAATTCCTGAGGATGCGGATTCCTTGAAGGCTAAGGTGGACTTGATTATGAGCCGCGCATCATTGGTGAACAATGTGGTTTCTGATGACCGTAAGGAATGCTGGCTTATATTGTCTTTTTTGCCTTATGAAGGGGGTCTGGAATTTGCCACCCAAAATATTACTCCGAAAATTCGTGACGTTGTTTATTCCGAAGAATTTAAAAGCGACAAGTATGATTTTCTACCCGCTGGCATGAGCTATACTGAAATGGAGGAAGATGAGGCTGCTGGCAGTGAATGTGCCGTACGCGTCGGCCTGGGCTTCCTTGTCATGTTGATTTGCTTGATTGCCTTTGTCCGTTCCTTGCGAGGCGTGGTCGTTCCTGCGGTTTCTACCATTTTTGCCATTGCTTCGGTGATGGGAATTAATGGTTGGCTGGGCCTCATTGGTGACAGCAATATGGTGGCCTTGCCGGTTCTCTTGGGCATGGCTCTTTCCGTTGGTTACTCCGTCCATTATATTAATTCATTCCGCCAAAAGTTCAGGGTTTCGGGCTTGCGTATGGAATCTGCCATCGGCGCTGTTGAAGAAACGGGCTGGCCCATCTTCTTTACTGTGTTGACCACTATGGTGTCCCTCCTTTCTTTCCTCTTTGCGGGTATTAAGCCCATTCGTTGGATTGGCGGAATTTCTGCGGCCATAGTCTTTATGGTCTTTGTCTATGTCATGGTTTTGATTCCTATTCTGATGAGCTTTGGTAAAAATGGAACTCCTGATTCCGGAGCAGTCCTTGCCAAGGGTGCCACCAAGGTTGACTTGGGATTTAGAAAGTTGGCTTTGAGAGTGTGCCGTCGTTCCGCTTCTGTGGCTGTAATTCTTGGGGCGTTTATAATCCTGCAGATTCCCGGTGCCATGAATATTGATGTGAATATGGATTACACCAAAACGATGGGCGCTAAGATACCCTATGTTGCCCGTTTGCTGGATATGCTTGATGGAAAACTGGGAAGCTTGTATAGTTACGATGTGATGATTGAATTCCCGGAGAATGATGCGTTGAAAAATCCTGAGAACATGCTTGCGATAGAAAAGTTGGAAACAGCTCTAGGAGCCCTAAGCTTGACCAAGATTTCTGGCGATAGTCCTAGAATCACATCTGTTACCCAGATGGTGAAAGAGATTAATCGAACTCTTAACGGAGATTCCCTGGAGTACTACAAGATTCCTGAAGATACGGATATGTTGACCCAGCTCTTGTTCCTTTATGAAATTTCCGATGGGGATGCGCTCTTTGATAAAATCGATGAAGATTACAAGACTCTTTACATTCATGTGGAAATGTCTGGTTACGATGCCAATGAAATCGTAGCAAATATGGATTCCATCTACAAATTCACGGAAGAAATCCTGCCTAACGCCAAGACTTCTGTAGTAGGCGAAGTTATGAATTACGCCACCATGAACGGTCGCTTGGTAAAGGGACTTTTGCGTTCCTTTGCGGGTTCCTTCGTGATGATCGCCATCCTTATGATTCTTGCCTTTGGCAGTGTGACTGCTGGCCTTATCGGTATGATTCCTAATGTGGCTCCAGTGTTTGTCATCGGCGGGATTATGGGCTATTTTGAAATGCCGCTGGATATGATTACCATGATTGTGATGCCCATGATCTTGGGTATCGCAGTGGATGACACGATCCATATGACAAACCATATTAAGTATGAACTGGAACGAGCTGGTGGATTTAGTCATGAATGCTACAGAAAGGCAATTTGCACTACATTCCAGAGCATTGGCAAGACTTTGACCATGACCACGATCATTCTTTGCACCATGTTCTTTGTCTTTGTGTTCAGCCCAATGAATGCCCTCTCTAGAATCGGAATTCTTTCTATTGCAGGCTTATTTGCGGCCTTGATTGCGGACTACACTTTGACTCCTGCGTTAATCTACATGTTCCGTCCATTTCACAAGAAGAAAAATAAACAAGGAGAAGAAAAATGA
- a CDS encoding outer membrane lipoprotein-sorting protein gives MKKIFVTTVLALSTMIFAVELTGRDIMVKVDQVPEGDTRYSELEMKLISKNGSVRERKITSFAMDEGKVTKQVMFFTYPKDVKGTGFLTVDYDEAGKPDDQWLYLPAMKKTRRISGSSSKTDYFMGSDFTYDDIGERNVDEDNHKYLRDERMEGVDCYVVESTPKNPADEVFSKKIVWIRKDILKVVKVDYFDKMGNLQRKFVTGDIKQIDGFWTIGKMHVDNVQTGHSTELIFNNVKYNIKVDAKTFTVNKLERGL, from the coding sequence ATGAAGAAGATATTTGTAACAACCGTATTGGCGTTATCCACTATGATTTTTGCTGTGGAACTTACTGGTCGTGACATTATGGTGAAGGTGGACCAGGTTCCCGAAGGAGATACCCGTTATTCCGAATTGGAAATGAAATTGATTAGCAAGAACGGCAGCGTTCGTGAACGTAAAATAACCTCCTTTGCCATGGACGAAGGAAAGGTGACGAAGCAAGTGATGTTTTTTACTTATCCAAAGGATGTAAAGGGCACCGGGTTCTTGACTGTGGACTACGACGAAGCGGGAAAGCCTGATGACCAGTGGCTTTATCTACCTGCCATGAAGAAGACTCGTCGCATTAGTGGCAGCAGCTCCAAGACCGATTACTTCATGGGTTCCGACTTTACTTACGATGACATTGGTGAACGTAATGTAGATGAGGATAATCACAAGTACCTTCGAGATGAAAGGATGGAAGGAGTGGACTGCTACGTAGTGGAATCTACGCCCAAGAATCCTGCAGACGAAGTTTTCTCCAAGAAAATTGTATGGATCCGTAAGGATATTTTGAAGGTGGTGAAGGTGGATTATTTTGATAAAATGGGAAATCTCCAGCGCAAGTTCGTAACCGGTGACATCAAGCAAATTGATGGTTTCTGGACTATTGGAAAAATGCACGTGGATAACGTGCAGACAGGCCATTCTACGGAACTGATATTCAACAACGTAAAGTACAATATTAAGGTAGATGCCAAGACGTTTACGGTGAATAAACTGGAACGGGGCCTGTAA
- a CDS encoding DUF1302 family protein: MKAFKFMLILGVFLLTFAQEESPFQFNGFVDSYHALQREYPHDWISSRTRVRGELKGSYDNASFFVSANAVYNKILESENGFSLNEAYLDYANDFIQVKVGKQIVVWGVADESRVTDLISPLDYTEFIANDYDDIRMAINAADFKFLGSFFEAEMIFVPVASFDKLPTDSKNPWRVRIPENMELQLETPEARIKNCEYGSRLRFFTEYLDFSLTALHTFNKTPVTYAEIDSLGSVSLVGVYESMTVLGGDVSIPLDAFVIRGEAAEYFDEAIAHKNGMGYSRKNTFNGVLGVDWNGPHDWTLMAQYSYKYTGEHLSSASFQIAKSLLGSTLELSVSGQYDISDKGFFGRAAAQYALNDQITLYLGYDHIFGDDGFFGMYKHNSEFWAKGKFFF, from the coding sequence ATGAAAGCCTTCAAATTCATGTTGATTTTGGGAGTGTTTCTTTTGACGTTTGCTCAGGAGGAATCACCTTTTCAATTTAACGGTTTTGTAGATTCCTACCATGCCCTGCAACGTGAATACCCTCATGACTGGATTTCTTCTCGCACACGCGTTCGCGGTGAATTGAAGGGATCCTACGATAACGCTTCTTTTTTTGTAAGCGCGAACGCTGTGTACAATAAAATCCTTGAAAGCGAAAACGGTTTCAGCCTGAACGAAGCCTATTTGGATTATGCCAATGATTTTATTCAGGTGAAGGTGGGTAAGCAAATTGTGGTCTGGGGCGTGGCCGATGAATCCCGCGTGACAGACCTGATTTCGCCTTTGGATTACACCGAATTTATTGCAAACGATTATGACGATATCCGTATGGCGATAAATGCGGCCGATTTCAAGTTCCTGGGAAGTTTCTTTGAAGCCGAAATGATTTTTGTACCTGTGGCTAGTTTCGATAAACTGCCTACGGATTCCAAGAATCCTTGGCGCGTTCGAATTCCCGAAAATATGGAACTGCAGTTGGAAACGCCTGAGGCTCGTATCAAGAATTGCGAATATGGCAGCCGTCTGCGATTCTTTACGGAATATCTGGATTTCTCGTTGACAGCATTGCACACATTTAATAAGACTCCTGTGACTTATGCCGAGATAGATTCCTTGGGAAGTGTTAGCCTTGTGGGCGTTTACGAGAGTATGACGGTGCTGGGTGGGGATGTGTCCATCCCGCTAGACGCTTTTGTTATTCGCGGGGAGGCTGCGGAATACTTTGACGAGGCCATCGCCCATAAGAATGGCATGGGCTACAGTCGAAAGAATACGTTTAATGGCGTCTTAGGCGTTGACTGGAACGGCCCTCATGACTGGACGTTGATGGCTCAGTATAGCTACAAGTACACTGGGGAACATTTGTCCTCCGCCAGTTTCCAAATTGCAAAATCCTTGCTGGGTAGCACCTTGGAATTATCCGTTTCCGGCCAGTATGACATTAGCGATAAAGGCTTTTTCGGAAGAGCAGCGGCCCAGTATGCCCTCAATGATCAAATTACACTGTACCTAGGTTACGACCACATCTTTGGGGATGACGGATTCTTCGGAATGTACAAACACAACTCTGAATTCTGGGCCAAGGGAAAGTTCTTTTTCTAA
- a CDS encoding DUF1490 domain-containing protein, protein MSIFKNEKFWLVIAGAVGSAVTKKVLKAKKTRELAVTGLAHGMKFTADAKATFQDMKDEASDICNDAKSEAGLDK, encoded by the coding sequence ATGTCTATTTTCAAAAATGAAAAGTTCTGGTTGGTTATTGCTGGCGCGGTTGGCTCTGCCGTTACCAAGAAGGTTCTCAAGGCCAAGAAGACTCGTGAACTTGCAGTAACTGGTCTTGCACACGGCATGAAATTTACTGCCGACGCCAAGGCTACCTTCCAGGATATGAAGGATGAAGCTAGCGACATTTGCAACGATGCAAAGTCCGAAGCTGGTCTCGACAAATAA
- a CDS encoding heavy metal translocating P-type ATPase, protein MKFRIVYDQPGRIRFRCGPYAFEPEFEGRIHKACVGLSCVKSAVVHSANGGILLDYVEDAANRQTILNFIALLNPKDLPEVDPETDFQLQSLDDNFQNNLCKMIARRYLMRWFVPLPIRTAITVFRGLKYVAKGLSTLASGHLTVDVLDGAAIGASMLQKNYESAGTVMFLLGVSGLLEDYTKARTRTALTGSLAVKVDKVWVVKDGVDTLVDLKNVQVDDMVRIRSGAMIPVDGTVVEGEAFVNESTMTGESRAVLKNEGKTVFAGTILDEGSIVVKVRAVNGNTKIQKIIELIDHSEDLKAGIQSRAEHLADRIVPFSFLGFGLTLLFTRNITKAVSILMVDYSCAIKLSTPISVISALREAADRNMTVKGGKYLEEFALADTIVFDKTGTLTKAEPKLQKVIAFDGRAEDEILKIAACIEEHFPHSMARAIVNGAAERGIDHAEEHADVKYIVAHGIATALNGERAVIGSRHFVIEDECVTMTAEQQSRIDSEGGAASVIYLGIGGKLAGVLCISDPPREEAAVAIKRLRETGIKNVVMITGDSHKAAERTAQILGIDTFYAQVLPEDKHNYVERMKAEGKRVIMVGDGINDAPALAAANVSVAMSDASDIARETADVTLRGENLEDLAELRVLSQKLMNRIQTNYKFIVAFNTGLLAGGFFGFLSPTTSAFLHNASTMAICAKSMTKLRT, encoded by the coding sequence ATGAAGTTCAGAATCGTTTACGATCAGCCGGGACGTATCCGTTTCCGCTGTGGGCCATACGCCTTTGAACCTGAGTTTGAAGGGCGTATCCACAAGGCTTGCGTAGGGTTATCCTGCGTCAAATCTGCGGTAGTTCATAGCGCCAATGGCGGCATTTTGCTGGATTACGTAGAGGATGCAGCAAATCGCCAGACGATTTTGAATTTCATTGCTTTATTGAATCCTAAGGATTTGCCAGAAGTGGATCCGGAAACGGATTTTCAGTTGCAGTCTCTGGATGACAATTTCCAGAACAACCTGTGCAAAATGATTGCCCGTCGCTATCTGATGCGATGGTTTGTTCCGCTGCCCATCCGTACGGCAATTACCGTTTTTCGCGGCCTCAAATATGTGGCCAAGGGTTTGTCGACACTGGCAAGCGGGCATTTGACGGTCGATGTCTTGGACGGTGCCGCCATCGGTGCGTCCATGCTCCAGAAAAATTACGAGTCTGCAGGTACGGTCATGTTCCTGCTAGGTGTTTCTGGCTTGCTGGAGGACTACACCAAGGCACGTACCCGCACGGCACTTACAGGCAGCCTTGCGGTTAAGGTGGACAAGGTCTGGGTCGTAAAGGATGGCGTAGACACGTTAGTGGATCTGAAGAATGTTCAGGTGGATGACATGGTCCGCATCCGTTCCGGTGCCATGATTCCTGTGGACGGAACCGTCGTTGAAGGCGAAGCTTTTGTCAACGAATCTACCATGACAGGGGAATCCAGGGCTGTTCTCAAGAATGAAGGGAAAACTGTTTTCGCAGGCACCATTTTGGACGAAGGTTCCATTGTGGTGAAGGTCCGTGCGGTAAATGGCAATACCAAAATCCAGAAGATTATTGAGCTGATTGACCATAGCGAAGATCTGAAGGCTGGTATCCAGAGCCGTGCGGAACATTTGGCGGATCGCATTGTTCCCTTCAGTTTCCTTGGCTTTGGATTGACGCTCCTGTTTACTCGAAACATTACCAAGGCCGTTTCCATCTTGATGGTGGATTATTCCTGTGCCATTAAGCTTTCCACTCCCATTTCTGTTATTTCTGCACTGCGGGAAGCCGCGGACAGGAATATGACGGTAAAGGGAGGCAAGTATCTAGAAGAATTCGCCCTGGCAGATACCATCGTTTTCGATAAAACCGGAACCTTGACCAAGGCGGAACCGAAACTTCAGAAGGTGATTGCCTTTGATGGTCGCGCTGAAGATGAAATCTTGAAAATAGCAGCCTGCATTGAGGAACATTTCCCCCACAGTATGGCTCGCGCTATTGTAAACGGTGCTGCGGAACGTGGCATCGACCACGCCGAAGAACATGCGGATGTGAAGTACATTGTGGCCCATGGCATTGCAACTGCCTTGAATGGCGAACGCGCTGTTATCGGTAGCAGACATTTTGTGATAGAAGACGAATGCGTGACCATGACGGCGGAACAGCAATCCCGCATTGATTCCGAGGGCGGTGCTGCTTCTGTCATTTACCTGGGCATTGGCGGAAAGTTGGCCGGTGTTCTGTGCATTAGCGATCCCCCGCGAGAAGAGGCTGCCGTGGCTATCAAGCGCCTGCGGGAAACGGGCATCAAGAATGTGGTCATGATAACAGGCGATAGCCACAAGGCTGCAGAACGTACCGCTCAAATTCTTGGGATAGACACGTTCTACGCGCAGGTTTTGCCCGAAGATAAGCACAATTATGTGGAACGCATGAAAGCAGAAGGCAAGCGGGTGATTATGGTGGGGGACGGTATCAACGATGCTCCCGCCCTGGCTGCAGCCAATGTTTCTGTTGCCATGAGTGACGCTTCTGATATTGCCCGAGAAACTGCGGACGTAACTCTCCGAGGAGAAAATCTAGAAGATTTGGCAGAACTTCGCGTTCTTAGCCAAAAGTTGATGAATCGAATTCAGACCAACTACAAGTTCATCGTCGCCTTTAATACGGGGCTACTTGCGGGCGGTTTCTTCGGATTTCTTTCTCCCACCACGTCGGCATTCTTGCACAATGCTTCAACCATGGCCATATGCGCCAAGAGCATGACGAAACTGAGAACCTAA
- a CDS encoding HD-GYP domain-containing protein has translation MSALSQYHDLILCVVSALEARDSYTSFHSSRVAEMVEALCKFLGISGDQEELFHISAHLHDVGKIGIRDDVLLKAGRLNDEEWEIMKSHSLQGYEILRKAKLFEDVAIIVRGHHERWGGKGYPDGLSGANIPLGSRIIAIADSIDAMISDRPYRKGMDVSICRSEIEKNAGIMYDPDVVKVALENWEELIKAGTAICTMQK, from the coding sequence ATGTCAGCCTTATCTCAATACCATGACTTAATCTTGTGCGTCGTTTCCGCCCTGGAAGCAAGAGATTCCTACACCAGTTTCCATTCCTCCCGCGTAGCGGAAATGGTGGAAGCCCTATGCAAGTTCCTTGGCATTTCAGGCGATCAGGAAGAACTATTCCATATTTCGGCACACTTGCATGACGTTGGGAAAATCGGTATCCGAGATGACGTTCTTTTAAAAGCAGGACGATTGAATGATGAAGAATGGGAAATCATGAAATCCCATTCTTTGCAAGGTTACGAAATTTTACGGAAGGCAAAGCTATTTGAGGACGTAGCCATCATTGTACGCGGACACCACGAACGCTGGGGCGGTAAAGGTTATCCCGATGGTCTGTCCGGCGCAAACATTCCCCTGGGTTCAAGAATTATCGCAATCGCCGATTCCATCGACGCCATGATTTCAGATCGTCCCTATCGCAAGGGAATGGACGTTTCTATATGCCGTTCAGAAATTGAAAAGAACGCCGGAATCATGTACGATCCCGACGTAGTTAAAGTCGCATTAGAAAACTGGGAAGAATTAATTAAGGCAGGAACTGCCATCTGCACGATGCAGAAATAA
- the ispD gene encoding 2-C-methyl-D-erythritol 4-phosphate cytidylyltransferase, giving the protein MDKKFAVVLPAGGLGKRMGGNIPKQLMLMGGKPVYRYCLETFLQMDEIAEVVMAVPADWKSHFENELFGSAADKNCASLTPEMRAKLKIVVGGAERWQSVENGVNALTSSAKYVLVHDVARPFISREIILDVCRTLVEKGACLVAKPAVDTIKIAVDGQVQKTIDRNTVWMAQTPQAARIDVLKTLYKRIAAEPLNFVPTDEASILEFFGEPVYIVKGAAMNDKLTTPEDFERFATFAHFY; this is encoded by the coding sequence ATGGATAAGAAGTTTGCAGTGGTTTTGCCCGCAGGTGGCTTAGGCAAGCGTATGGGCGGAAACATCCCCAAGCAGCTGATGCTCATGGGCGGCAAGCCAGTGTATCGCTACTGTCTGGAAACCTTCCTGCAGATGGACGAAATTGCCGAAGTCGTCATGGCCGTACCTGCCGACTGGAAAAGCCATTTTGAAAACGAGCTTTTCGGATCGGCAGCAGACAAGAACTGCGCCAGCCTCACTCCAGAAATGCGGGCCAAGCTGAAAATTGTTGTGGGCGGTGCAGAACGCTGGCAGTCCGTAGAAAATGGCGTCAACGCCCTGACCAGTTCCGCAAAGTACGTTCTCGTACATGACGTTGCCCGCCCCTTCATCAGCAGGGAAATCATTCTGGACGTCTGCCGCACTCTTGTGGAGAAGGGTGCTTGCCTGGTGGCAAAACCCGCCGTAGATACCATTAAAATTGCCGTTGACGGACAAGTCCAGAAAACCATCGACCGCAATACCGTCTGGATGGCCCAGACCCCACAGGCCGCCCGCATTGACGTACTTAAGACTTTGTACAAACGAATTGCCGCAGAGCCCCTGAACTTTGTCCCCACCGACGAGGCTAGCATCCTGGAATTTTTTGGCGAACCGGTCTATATCGTGAAGGGCGCCGCCATGAACGACAAGCTAACCACCCCCGAAGATTTCGAACGTTTCGCAACCTTCGCCCATTTTTATTAA